A stretch of Henckelia pumila isolate YLH828 chromosome 4, ASM3356847v2, whole genome shotgun sequence DNA encodes these proteins:
- the LOC140867415 gene encoding uncharacterized protein isoform X5 encodes MDADKSKGQMDPNSAVLRSVDADELSLLRRRCDVYMDPRKSLCEVTRFYVDDISAVTDSAKAALNVYNEKEQKNFTLLKVVQLNLVYMDAYLTFWAWIVESCEVRLFRAVVKPLGGNNVLLCEIKDGDEMTIPDDHEEYSPCIIKHEEDQPLYTGSSVGRGGADLDSVGWDQNFTGYHSMDDYELSHLRHRKNFYLERVVKLNKISRYYCLTFWARSDKSDERRLFRAVVDLLGPDKVLVCEIKDGDEMMVPAEHEEYCPRESEREEDFVPRTVDTQ; translated from the exons ATGGATGCTGATAAGTCAAAAGGTCAAATGGATCCTAATTCTGCAGTCCTTCGTTCAGTGGATGCTGATGAGTTGTCCCTCCTACGTCGT CGATGTGATGTCTACATGGACCCACGTAAAAGTCTGTGCGAGGTTACTCGtttttatgtggatgatatcagCGCTGTCACGGATTCGGCAAAAGCAGCCTTAAACGTCTACAATGAGAAAGAA CAAAAGAATTTTACTTTGCTGAAAGTTGTCCAGCTTAACCTTGTTTATATGGATGCCTACTTGACATTTTGGGCGTGGATCGTTGAAAGTTGTGAGGTCCGACTTTTTCGAGCTGTTGTTAAACCGCTGGGTGGGAATAATGTTTTGCTTTGTGAGATCAAG GATGGTGATGAAATGACGATCCCGGATGACCATGAAGAATATTCTCCTTGCATAATCAAACACGAGGAAGATCAACCACTTTACACAGG CTCATCTGTCGGTAGAGGTGGTGCAGATCTGGATTCGGTTGGATGGGATCAAAATTTTACTGGGTATCATTCTATGGATGATTATGAGTTGTCACACCTACGTCAT CGAAAGAATTTCTATCTCGAGAGGGTTGTCAAGCTGAACAAAATTTCTAGGTATTATTGCTTGACATTTTGGGCACGGAGTGACAAAAGTGATGAGCGTCGTCTCTTTCGAGCTGTTGTTGATCTGCTAGGTCCAGATAAAGTTTTGGTTTGTGAGATCAAG gatggCGATGAAATGATGGTCCCAGCTGAGCATGAAGAATATTGTCCTCGTGAATCTGAACGTGAGGAAGATTTTGTTCCTCGCACCGTTGACACACAGTA A
- the LOC140867415 gene encoding uncharacterized protein isoform X4, translated as MDADKSKGQMDPNSAVLRSVDADELSLLRRRCDVYMDPRKSLCEVTRFYVDDISAVTDSAKAALNVYNEKEQKNFTLLKVVQLNLVYMDAYLTFWAWIVESCEVRLFRAVVKPLGGNNVLLCEIKDGDEMTIPDDHEEYSPCIIKHEEDQPLYTGSSSVGRGGADLDSVGWDQNFTGYHSMDDYELSHLRHRKNFYLERVVKLNKISRYYCLTFWARSDKSDERRLFRAVVDLLGPDKVLVCEIKDGDEMMVPAEHEEYCPRESEREEDFVPRTVDTQ; from the exons ATGGATGCTGATAAGTCAAAAGGTCAAATGGATCCTAATTCTGCAGTCCTTCGTTCAGTGGATGCTGATGAGTTGTCCCTCCTACGTCGT CGATGTGATGTCTACATGGACCCACGTAAAAGTCTGTGCGAGGTTACTCGtttttatgtggatgatatcagCGCTGTCACGGATTCGGCAAAAGCAGCCTTAAACGTCTACAATGAGAAAGAA CAAAAGAATTTTACTTTGCTGAAAGTTGTCCAGCTTAACCTTGTTTATATGGATGCCTACTTGACATTTTGGGCGTGGATCGTTGAAAGTTGTGAGGTCCGACTTTTTCGAGCTGTTGTTAAACCGCTGGGTGGGAATAATGTTTTGCTTTGTGAGATCAAG GATGGTGATGAAATGACGATCCCGGATGACCATGAAGAATATTCTCCTTGCATAATCAAACACGAGGAAGATCAACCACTTTACACAGG TAGCTCATCTGTCGGTAGAGGTGGTGCAGATCTGGATTCGGTTGGATGGGATCAAAATTTTACTGGGTATCATTCTATGGATGATTATGAGTTGTCACACCTACGTCAT CGAAAGAATTTCTATCTCGAGAGGGTTGTCAAGCTGAACAAAATTTCTAGGTATTATTGCTTGACATTTTGGGCACGGAGTGACAAAAGTGATGAGCGTCGTCTCTTTCGAGCTGTTGTTGATCTGCTAGGTCCAGATAAAGTTTTGGTTTGTGAGATCAAG gatggCGATGAAATGATGGTCCCAGCTGAGCATGAAGAATATTGTCCTCGTGAATCTGAACGTGAGGAAGATTTTGTTCCTCGCACCGTTGACACACAGTA A
- the LOC140867415 gene encoding uncharacterized protein isoform X2 — protein sequence MDADKSKGQMDPNSAVLRSVDADELSLLRRRCDVYMDPRKSLCEVTRFYVDDISAVTDSAKAALNVYNEKEQKNFTLLKVVQLNLVYMDAYLTFWAWIVESCEVRLFRAVVKPLGGNNVLLCEIKDGDEMTIPDDHEEYSPCIIKHEEDQPLYTGSSSVGRGGADLDSVGWDQNFTGYHSMDDYELSHLRHICNIYMDPRKSEYGGGLTQFYVDGLRDRAKTALNVYNEKERKNFYLERVVKLNKISRYYCLTFWARSDKSDERRLFRAVVDLLGPDKVLVCEIKDGDEMMVPAEHEEYCPRESEREEDFVPRTVDTQ from the exons ATGGATGCTGATAAGTCAAAAGGTCAAATGGATCCTAATTCTGCAGTCCTTCGTTCAGTGGATGCTGATGAGTTGTCCCTCCTACGTCGT CGATGTGATGTCTACATGGACCCACGTAAAAGTCTGTGCGAGGTTACTCGtttttatgtggatgatatcagCGCTGTCACGGATTCGGCAAAAGCAGCCTTAAACGTCTACAATGAGAAAGAA CAAAAGAATTTTACTTTGCTGAAAGTTGTCCAGCTTAACCTTGTTTATATGGATGCCTACTTGACATTTTGGGCGTGGATCGTTGAAAGTTGTGAGGTCCGACTTTTTCGAGCTGTTGTTAAACCGCTGGGTGGGAATAATGTTTTGCTTTGTGAGATCAAG GATGGTGATGAAATGACGATCCCGGATGACCATGAAGAATATTCTCCTTGCATAATCAAACACGAGGAAGATCAACCACTTTACACAGG TAGCTCATCTGTCGGTAGAGGTGGTGCAGATCTGGATTCGGTTGGATGGGATCAAAATTTTACTGGGTATCATTCTATGGATGATTATGAGTTGTCACACCTACGTCAT ATATGCAATATTTATATGGACCCACGCAAAAGTGAATACGGTGGAGGCTTAACTCAGTTTTATGTCGATGGTTTAAGGGATCGGGCAAAAACAGCTTTAAACGTCTACAATGAGAAAGAA CGAAAGAATTTCTATCTCGAGAGGGTTGTCAAGCTGAACAAAATTTCTAGGTATTATTGCTTGACATTTTGGGCACGGAGTGACAAAAGTGATGAGCGTCGTCTCTTTCGAGCTGTTGTTGATCTGCTAGGTCCAGATAAAGTTTTGGTTTGTGAGATCAAG gatggCGATGAAATGATGGTCCCAGCTGAGCATGAAGAATATTGTCCTCGTGAATCTGAACGTGAGGAAGATTTTGTTCCTCGCACCGTTGACACACAGTA A
- the LOC140867415 gene encoding uncharacterized protein isoform X3 yields MDADKSKGQMDPNSAVLRSVDADELSLLRRRCDVYMDPRKSLCEVTRFYVDDISAVTDSAKAALNVYNEKEQKNFTLLKVVQLNLVYMDAYLTFWAWIVESCEVRLFRAVVKPLGGNNVLLCEIKDGDEMTIPDDHEEYSPCIIKHEEDQPLYTGGSADGLVDANSSSSVGRGGADLDSVGWDQNFTGYHSMDDYELSHLRHRKNFYLERVVKLNKISRYYCLTFWARSDKSDERRLFRAVVDLLGPDKVLVCEIKDGDEMMVPAEHEEYCPRESEREEDFVPRTVDTQ; encoded by the exons ATGGATGCTGATAAGTCAAAAGGTCAAATGGATCCTAATTCTGCAGTCCTTCGTTCAGTGGATGCTGATGAGTTGTCCCTCCTACGTCGT CGATGTGATGTCTACATGGACCCACGTAAAAGTCTGTGCGAGGTTACTCGtttttatgtggatgatatcagCGCTGTCACGGATTCGGCAAAAGCAGCCTTAAACGTCTACAATGAGAAAGAA CAAAAGAATTTTACTTTGCTGAAAGTTGTCCAGCTTAACCTTGTTTATATGGATGCCTACTTGACATTTTGGGCGTGGATCGTTGAAAGTTGTGAGGTCCGACTTTTTCGAGCTGTTGTTAAACCGCTGGGTGGGAATAATGTTTTGCTTTGTGAGATCAAG GATGGTGATGAAATGACGATCCCGGATGACCATGAAGAATATTCTCCTTGCATAATCAAACACGAGGAAGATCAACCACTTTACACAGG TGGCTCTGCTGATGGATTGGTTGATGCCAACAGTAGCTCATCTGTCGGTAGAGGTGGTGCAGATCTGGATTCGGTTGGATGGGATCAAAATTTTACTGGGTATCATTCTATGGATGATTATGAGTTGTCACACCTACGTCAT CGAAAGAATTTCTATCTCGAGAGGGTTGTCAAGCTGAACAAAATTTCTAGGTATTATTGCTTGACATTTTGGGCACGGAGTGACAAAAGTGATGAGCGTCGTCTCTTTCGAGCTGTTGTTGATCTGCTAGGTCCAGATAAAGTTTTGGTTTGTGAGATCAAG gatggCGATGAAATGATGGTCCCAGCTGAGCATGAAGAATATTGTCCTCGTGAATCTGAACGTGAGGAAGATTTTGTTCCTCGCACCGTTGACACACAGTA A
- the LOC140867415 gene encoding uncharacterized protein isoform X1 encodes MDADKSKGQMDPNSAVLRSVDADELSLLRRRCDVYMDPRKSLCEVTRFYVDDISAVTDSAKAALNVYNEKEQKNFTLLKVVQLNLVYMDAYLTFWAWIVESCEVRLFRAVVKPLGGNNVLLCEIKDGDEMTIPDDHEEYSPCIIKHEEDQPLYTGGSADGLVDANSSSSVGRGGADLDSVGWDQNFTGYHSMDDYELSHLRHICNIYMDPRKSEYGGGLTQFYVDGLRDRAKTALNVYNEKERKNFYLERVVKLNKISRYYCLTFWARSDKSDERRLFRAVVDLLGPDKVLVCEIKDGDEMMVPAEHEEYCPRESEREEDFVPRTVDTQ; translated from the exons ATGGATGCTGATAAGTCAAAAGGTCAAATGGATCCTAATTCTGCAGTCCTTCGTTCAGTGGATGCTGATGAGTTGTCCCTCCTACGTCGT CGATGTGATGTCTACATGGACCCACGTAAAAGTCTGTGCGAGGTTACTCGtttttatgtggatgatatcagCGCTGTCACGGATTCGGCAAAAGCAGCCTTAAACGTCTACAATGAGAAAGAA CAAAAGAATTTTACTTTGCTGAAAGTTGTCCAGCTTAACCTTGTTTATATGGATGCCTACTTGACATTTTGGGCGTGGATCGTTGAAAGTTGTGAGGTCCGACTTTTTCGAGCTGTTGTTAAACCGCTGGGTGGGAATAATGTTTTGCTTTGTGAGATCAAG GATGGTGATGAAATGACGATCCCGGATGACCATGAAGAATATTCTCCTTGCATAATCAAACACGAGGAAGATCAACCACTTTACACAGG TGGCTCTGCTGATGGATTGGTTGATGCCAACAGTAGCTCATCTGTCGGTAGAGGTGGTGCAGATCTGGATTCGGTTGGATGGGATCAAAATTTTACTGGGTATCATTCTATGGATGATTATGAGTTGTCACACCTACGTCAT ATATGCAATATTTATATGGACCCACGCAAAAGTGAATACGGTGGAGGCTTAACTCAGTTTTATGTCGATGGTTTAAGGGATCGGGCAAAAACAGCTTTAAACGTCTACAATGAGAAAGAA CGAAAGAATTTCTATCTCGAGAGGGTTGTCAAGCTGAACAAAATTTCTAGGTATTATTGCTTGACATTTTGGGCACGGAGTGACAAAAGTGATGAGCGTCGTCTCTTTCGAGCTGTTGTTGATCTGCTAGGTCCAGATAAAGTTTTGGTTTGTGAGATCAAG gatggCGATGAAATGATGGTCCCAGCTGAGCATGAAGAATATTGTCCTCGTGAATCTGAACGTGAGGAAGATTTTGTTCCTCGCACCGTTGACACACAGTA A